The region TGCCCTCGACGAAGGCAGTGACGGCGCAAATCGTGACGCTGCTCATGTTCGGCCTGTACATAGTGCAAAACGCGAACGGGGGAAGCCCTGCGAGCGCGGAGACGCCGAAGGAGGACGACAAGACGGAGTACTCGATGAGCCTCGACGGCGAGTACATCAACAGCCTGTCGGACACGCCGACGGAGGACCCGGCGCTGCTGGAGGCATTCCAGGAGGGCAAGTACGTGGAGCACTACGGCTCGTGCGCAAACTACAGCATCTCGTCGCTGTGCAGGTCGCTGTCGATGTTCCCATCAGCAGTGACGCACATGCTCAAGGTAGGAACAGGCAGTAGCTATTAGGGATAGCAGTTAGATACGGTAAAAGCGTAATAGTTAGATAGCAGTTAGCGGCCAATAACTGatagtatttatatacagtAAAAACGGTATTTAGATATCAGTTTGGTTTGGTAACACCTATTGTGTATAGTAATAGTGGAGTACTTGGAAAAATTAATGGAaatctttttaaaatttaaaataaacttagCTAATTAAATTTGCAGGCAAACCCAAGATATGATCAAATAGCACACAAGTTGGTGTCTGAGAAGGTCGTGTACATACTGGGAAGAGGATGCGGACACATCGCAGCGCTGGAAGCGTCgctgaagatgaaggaaGTGGCGTACATACAAACGGAAGGAGTGCTGTCAGGAGCAATGAAGCACGGCTACTACGCAATGATCATAGAAAAGGAAAGAACGCCGACGATCAGCATCATCACGTCGGAGGACAAGGAAATGACGCTGAGCGCAACGATGCAGCTCAAGGCGCGAGGAAGCTACATCATAGCCTTCACGGACATGGCGGAGGAGGTGGACTTCGCAGACATAGTGGTGCACCTGCCGAACATAGGGGCGCTGACGCCAGCACTGGCGCTGATCCCGTTCCAGATCATCACCTCGAAAATAGCACTGCTCGCGGGAAGGAACCCCGACATACCGCGTGGCCTGGCGAAGACAGTGACAACACTCTAACCACACACACGAATAAGCATACACAGCATATACgctttaaaataattgcATATATACgcaaatatacacaaatatacgCAGTAAACACACAACAAACAGACACAgcatatatacacaataagCATACACATCACACATACACGAATAAGCATACACAtcacacacaaatataCGCAGTAAAGAgattacatatatatatggcAATGTGAACACAGGaaatgtatgtatgtatgtatgtacatacgtatttatgtatacaGGATCCATACCTGTTAATGTATacgtatatgtatatacgtATACATACAATAgcatacacatacatatacacaaagtatatatatatatatataagtgGATACATATGCACACTAgtatatacatgtataagtgaaaacatatatatacacatatacaaatacacatacacacagaATACGATATTAAGAGTTGAGTTTGTAAAAGTTTAAGCACCTGTCAAGCTGCGAAAGCATAGTGGCCTCCTCAAGCTCAAAAGTGTCAGTGACACCCCAATGGGAACTTTGAACAGTCTCCTCAATGCGACTGACCCTCAAGGCCCTGTGAGAAGAAATTAGCTCCTTGAGAAAAAGAATAGTTAAAATGATCGATTTTAAGTTGTGGTGAGCGCTGAGAGCGGAAACAAGCTGAAAGGGGTTGAGAGAGTCCAAAAAGGAGTTAATAAAAGAAATAGTGTCAGGACACTGTTGAGGAGTTTTGGAAATGTTATCACTAGTAACCAATTGAGAAACACTGAAAGAACTGGAAAAAAGCTCTAAAACAGGGTTGAAAAAAACATTTTGGATCAAATTGAGGTCAAAATCCCTGAGAGAATCAAGTTTAGCATCAGAAAGATGATCTAAATCAGGAATGGATGAAGCAGTCTGGCTAGTCAAATCGGCCTTCTCAAAGAAAAGAACAGTGTCAGTGCTAATAGATTCCTTTAAGCTCCTGATATGGCGAAACATATCAGAATTGGTGAGATCAAGGGAATTAGAAAGTAGCAAGGTGTAAGGAAAGTCAGTAAAACGAGTTAGTTGGTTAGCCTTAGCAGCAAATTCATCCCTAATCAAGGTAGCAAGAGACAAGCTACTGGTGGATAAAGTGTTTCCAAAAGGTGTCAGAAGTAACCTGCCGTCAAGAAGAATGTTATGAAGGccaaaatttgaaaaaacagTAGCACTGTGTTTCAAAAGAGGAAACGGAGGTTTATCAGTAAGCTTGAtggttttaaatttaggaCAAGTGGAAAAGAACCTTGCCGAAAGAGAAAAACGAGCCGGCAAAAGGGTCGACAAGAACATTGTAACacattttgtaaaataaggaCAAAAATCAGAAAAACTACAttcaaatgaaaaaattgcgataaaaaataaagtctAATGTACAAAAATAGGGGAAAAATGGATAATAAGAAACGATAGTGTATGGAATCCTGTAAGTAGATTGGTCACCCTATAAACACCTTATTATGTTATCACATTTAAGAAATTTGTGacaatttgtatattttaataagtaAGTAACTAGGGACTGAGTATTTAAGAATAAATTAGTGGGATTTCATAGAGACACCCAAAGTACATCCAGTTCCCATATAATGTTTATACTTctcaaataataaattttaactctAGTTTCACAATATTGGATTCtctgtaaataaaataaattaatagaaaCGACAATgtcagtaaatatattaaatagcAGAGCGGATAGCCTCCAGGCAGTAGCCGCAATGGCAACGAACATCCACGCGGCGAAGAGCCTGTTCGACATCCTGAAGAGTAATTTGGGGCCGAAGGGAACGTGTAAAATGCTGGTCAACGGAGCAGGAAACATCAAGATCACGAAGGACGGAAGCGTGCTGCTGAGCGAGATGATGATACAACACCCAACGGCAATGATACTGTGCAGAGCAGCCTCAGCACTGGACGAAGTGACGGGAGACGGAACGACGAGCAACGTGCTGTTCTCAACAAGCCTGATGAAAAACGCAGAAGAGTACATACTGTACCAGAACGTGCACCCGAAGTACCTGTGCGACGGATTCGACCTGAgtctgaagaagctgacgGAGCTGCTGCCGTCGTTGGGAATGCCAATCTACAATAAGACGTCGGAAGAAGAAGGGAGAGATATCGACTGGGAGATGGTGGGAAGCATAGTGAAGACGTCAATATGCACGAAGCTGCCATATAAGCTGGCAATACACATAGCAGAGGAAGTGCTGGAGGCAGTGAAGATAATATATGAGCCGAAAAAGCAGCTGGACCTGTTTATGGTGGAAGTGCTGACAATGAAGCATAGGTTCAACTCGGAAACGAGACTGGTGAGAGGAATGGTGATGGACCACGGAGTGAGGCACCCAGACATGCCGAAGAAGGTTAAAAAGGCATACATACTGACGCTTAACGCAAGTCTGGAGTACGAAAAGTCGGAAGTGAACGCGAACTTTTACTACGAGTCAGCAGAAAAGAGAGAGGCGATGGCAAGGTCGGAAAGAGAGTTCACAGACGAAAAGGTGAGGAAGATAATACAGCTGAAGCAGAAAGTGTGCGAGGGA is a window of Theileria orientalis strain Shintoku DNA, chromosome 2, complete genome DNA encoding:
- a CDS encoding uncharacterized protein (ATP12 ATPase family protein) codes for the protein MFLSTLLPARFSLSARFFSTCPKFKTIKLTDKPPFPLLKHSATVFSNFGLHNILLDGRLLLTPFGNTLSTSSLSLATLIRDEFAAKANQLTRFTDFPYTLLLSNSLDLTNSDMFRHIRSLKESISTDTVLFFEKADLTSQTASSIPDLDHLSDAKLDSLRDFDLNLIQNVFFNPVLELFSSSFSVSQLVTSDNISKTPQQCPDTISFINSFLDSLNPFQLVSALSAHHNLKSIILTILFLKELISSHRALRVSRIEETVQSSHWGVTDTFELEEATMLSQLDRCLNFYKLNS
- a CDS encoding molecular chaperone protein, with translation MSVNILNSRADSLQAVAAMATNIHAAKSLFDILKSNLGPKGTCKMLVNGAGNIKITKDGSVLLSEMMIQHPTAMILCRAASALDEVTGDGTTSNVLFSTSLMKNAEEYILYQNVHPKYLCDGFDLSLKKLTELLPSLGMPIYNKTSEEEGRDIDWEMVGSIVKTSICTKLPYKLAIHIAEEVLEAVKIIYEPKKQLDLFMVEVLTMKHRFNSETRLVRGMVMDHGVRHPDMPKKVKKAYILTLNASLEYEKSEVNANFYYESAEKREAMARSEREFTDEKVRKIIQLKQKVCEGNDNSFCVFNQKGIDPPALDMLAKEGIMALRRVKRRNMERLTLCCGGKPCNAVEDLTEEDLGYADLVYEVAVGEEKYTFVEGVRDPKSCTLLIKGSSEYSINQIKDAIRDGLRVVKNAIEDRRVLPGAGATELSLYNDLMDYSKEVRGKAKYGVMVFAESLLVLPKTLADNAGLDGKEVVLELLDQVRESGRVLGLDLETGKYMVPAAEGIWDNYSVKLQVFTIATTVAEQLLLVDEVIKAGRSMHNRPS